One genomic window of Streptomonospora nanhaiensis includes the following:
- the nucS gene encoding endonuclease NucS: MRLVIARCSVDYVGRLTAHLPMAPRLILFKADGSVSVHADDRAFKPLNWMNPPCTVRESADDDGTPIWTVTHGKSGEKLVLRIEEISHDSSHELGVDPGLQKDGVEAHLQELLAEHITTLGEGYTLIRREYPTAIGPVDILCRDGSGATVAVELKRRGDIDGVEQLTRYLELLNRDPALSPVRGIFAAQEIKPQARVLATDRGIGCVTLDYDALRGIEPDTPRLF; encoded by the coding sequence GTGAGACTCGTGATCGCCCGGTGCAGCGTCGACTACGTCGGCCGCCTCACCGCCCACCTGCCCATGGCCCCCCGGCTCATCCTCTTCAAGGCCGACGGTTCGGTGTCCGTCCACGCCGACGACCGCGCGTTCAAGCCGCTGAACTGGATGAACCCCCCGTGCACGGTGCGCGAGTCCGCCGACGACGACGGCACCCCGATCTGGACGGTCACCCACGGCAAGTCCGGCGAGAAGCTGGTCCTGCGCATCGAGGAGATCAGCCACGACAGCTCCCACGAACTGGGCGTGGACCCGGGCCTGCAGAAGGACGGCGTCGAGGCCCACCTCCAGGAACTGCTCGCCGAGCACATCACCACCCTGGGCGAGGGCTACACCCTCATCCGCCGCGAGTACCCCACCGCCATCGGCCCGGTCGACATCCTCTGCCGCGACGGCTCGGGCGCCACGGTCGCCGTGGAGCTGAAGCGGCGCGGCGACATCGACGGCGTGGAGCAGCTCACCCGCTACCTCGAACTCCTCAACCGCGACCCCGCGCTCAGCCCGGTGCGCGGCATCTTCGCGGCCCAGGAGATCAAGCCGCAGGCGCGCGTCCTGGCCACCGACCGCGGGATCGGCTGCGTCACCCTCGACTACGACGCCCTGCGCGGCATCGAGCCCGACACCCCGCGCCTGTTCTGA
- a CDS encoding M20/M25/M40 family metallo-hydrolase, whose protein sequence is MPTREPGQSPRSARRTGRLSGRGPAGGTGRGGATRLIGAGSAVVLALGLGLAPGTAHADDAVLPTLVTPDGIREHLENLSTIAEYNGGNRATNTPGYDVAADYVVDQLKRAGYKPRRIDYDYELWVENSDPVLAQTAPEQREFAYPDDFATMSYSGPGDVTAPAVAVNTGSAESGCAAEDFAGFPQGAIALIMRGTCTFQQKTQNAADAGAAGVVVINNVEGPVNGTVGETSAIPVVGATAAAGEALLAAGEGLELRLAVDSEVRAESSYNIVADSRRGRADNVVMVGAHLDGVPEGPGMNDNGSGVATVLETAQQFAKLDDPANRVRFAFWGTEEEGLVGSTRYVEGLSERERERIALYLNFDMLGSPNYGRFVYDGRGELDDSLPPPSGSAAIQKTFEDYFSDRGLVTEPTAFNGRSDYSAFIEAGIPSGGLFSGGDGTKTEQQVEYYGGTAGVDFDPNYHTAQDDLDNVNMEAVDQLSDGVAYAVETFARSTLPVNGVARTYQAQGFDPARKGDLWLR, encoded by the coding sequence GTGCCCACCCGTGAACCTGGACAATCCCCCCGGTCGGCCCGCCGCACCGGACGCCTGAGCGGCCGCGGGCCCGCCGGCGGCACGGGCCGCGGCGGCGCCACGCGCCTGATCGGCGCCGGCTCCGCCGTCGTCCTCGCCCTCGGCCTCGGGCTGGCCCCCGGCACGGCGCACGCCGACGACGCGGTGCTGCCGACCCTGGTCACCCCCGACGGCATCCGCGAGCACCTGGAGAACCTCTCCACCATCGCCGAGTACAACGGCGGCAACCGGGCCACCAACACCCCCGGCTACGACGTCGCGGCCGACTACGTGGTCGACCAGCTCAAGCGCGCGGGCTACAAACCGCGCCGTATCGACTACGACTACGAGCTGTGGGTGGAGAACTCCGACCCCGTCCTGGCCCAGACCGCGCCCGAGCAGCGCGAGTTCGCCTACCCCGACGACTTCGCGACCATGAGCTACTCCGGGCCCGGCGACGTCACCGCGCCGGCCGTGGCGGTCAACACCGGCAGCGCCGAGAGCGGCTGCGCCGCCGAGGACTTCGCCGGCTTCCCCCAGGGCGCCATCGCGCTGATCATGCGCGGCACCTGCACCTTCCAGCAGAAGACGCAGAACGCCGCCGACGCGGGCGCCGCCGGCGTGGTCGTCATCAACAACGTCGAGGGCCCGGTCAACGGCACGGTCGGCGAGACCTCGGCCATTCCGGTCGTGGGCGCCACCGCCGCCGCCGGCGAGGCGCTGCTGGCGGCCGGCGAGGGCCTGGAGCTGCGCCTTGCCGTGGACTCCGAGGTCCGCGCGGAGTCCTCCTACAACATCGTCGCCGACAGCCGCCGCGGCCGCGCCGACAACGTGGTCATGGTCGGCGCCCACCTCGACGGCGTCCCCGAGGGCCCCGGCATGAACGACAACGGCAGCGGCGTGGCCACCGTCCTGGAGACCGCCCAGCAGTTCGCCAAGCTGGACGACCCCGCCAACCGCGTGCGGTTCGCGTTCTGGGGCACTGAGGAGGAGGGCCTGGTCGGCTCGACCCGCTACGTCGAGGGCCTGTCCGAGCGCGAGCGCGAGCGGATCGCCCTCTACCTGAACTTCGACATGCTCGGCTCGCCCAACTACGGCCGGTTCGTCTACGACGGCCGCGGCGAACTGGACGACTCCCTGCCGCCGCCCTCGGGCTCGGCCGCCATCCAGAAGACGTTCGAGGACTACTTCAGCGACCGCGGCCTGGTCACCGAGCCGACGGCGTTCAACGGCCGCTCCGACTACAGCGCCTTCATCGAGGCGGGGATCCCCTCGGGCGGCCTGTTCAGCGGCGGCGACGGCACCAAGACCGAGCAGCAGGTGGAGTACTACGGCGGCACGGCCGGGGTGGACTTCGACCCCAACTACCACACCGCCCAGGACGACCTCGACAACGTCAACATGGAGGCCGTGGACCAGCTCTCCGACGGCGTGGCCTACGCCGTGGAGACCTTCGCCCGCAGCACCCTGCCGGTGAACGGCGTGGCCCGGACCTACCAGGCCCAGGGGTTCGACCCGGCCCGCAAGGGCGACCTCTGGCTGCGGTAA
- a CDS encoding cob(I)yrinic acid a,c-diamide adenosyltransferase, giving the protein MTNHRDPDSPVVLSRIYTRVGDDGSTALGDLSRTRKTDLRLAAYADVEEANAAIGTALALGGDIPDDVRAVLGRVQNELFDLGADLSRPVVPSDDTAEYPPLRVEPAYVERLEADCDRYNADLPTLRSFLLPGGTPAVALMHTARVVVRRAERSAWAAIEAHGDTVNPLTARYLNRLSDLLFVLCRVLAPHGTEVLWKPGGER; this is encoded by the coding sequence ATGACCAACCACCGCGACCCCGACTCCCCGGTCGTGCTCTCCCGGATCTACACCCGCGTGGGCGACGACGGAAGCACCGCCCTGGGCGATTTGAGCCGCACCCGCAAGACCGACCTCCGCCTGGCCGCCTACGCCGACGTCGAGGAGGCCAACGCCGCCATCGGCACCGCGCTCGCGCTGGGCGGCGACATCCCCGACGACGTCCGCGCCGTCCTGGGCCGGGTGCAGAACGAGCTGTTCGACCTGGGCGCCGACCTGTCCCGGCCGGTGGTGCCCTCCGACGACACCGCCGAGTACCCGCCGCTGCGCGTGGAGCCGGCCTACGTCGAGCGCCTGGAGGCCGACTGCGACCGCTACAACGCCGACCTGCCGACCCTGCGCAGCTTCCTGCTGCCCGGCGGCACGCCGGCGGTCGCCCTGATGCACACCGCACGGGTGGTCGTCCGCCGCGCCGAGCGCTCCGCCTGGGCGGCGATCGAGGCGCACGGCGACACGGTCAACCCGCTGACCGCCCGCTACCTCAACCGGCTCTCCGACCTGCTGTTCGTCCTGTGCCGGGTGCTGGCCCCGCACGGGACCGAGGTGCTGTGGAAGCCGGGCGGCGAACGCTGA
- a CDS encoding MTH1187 family thiamine-binding protein, which produces MIVAFSVSPMGTGDSVAPAVARAVRVVRESGLPNRTDAMFTSVEGEWDEVMDVVKRAVAAAGEGASRVSLVLKADIREGMTDGLTGKVEAVERELAEGAG; this is translated from the coding sequence ATGATCGTGGCATTCTCAGTGAGTCCGATGGGAACCGGCGACTCGGTCGCCCCGGCGGTGGCGCGCGCCGTGCGCGTGGTGCGTGAGAGCGGCCTGCCCAACCGTACCGACGCGATGTTCACCAGCGTCGAGGGCGAGTGGGACGAGGTCATGGACGTCGTCAAGCGGGCGGTGGCCGCCGCGGGCGAGGGCGCCTCGCGGGTCAGCCTGGTGCTGAAGGCCGACATCCGCGAGGGGATGACCGACGGCCTGACCGGCAAGGTCGAGGCGGTCGAGCGCGAACTCGCCGAGGGCGCGGGCTAG
- a CDS encoding DUF2550 domain-containing protein, which produces MRERILGQAWFLVAEWVFIALLVLTLLGLLAVTGRRFVLERGGGGVECYLRVGAGPRPTPWRMGFGRYGSQELRWYRIFSLWPRPTAHLSRRGLVVMNRRTPTPADLTELTMDLVVVEVGWLAADGSDPKEPVYELAMTEGALTGFLSWLESMPPGTHWES; this is translated from the coding sequence GTGCGGGAGCGGATACTGGGCCAGGCGTGGTTTCTCGTCGCCGAATGGGTCTTCATCGCGCTCCTGGTGCTGACGCTGCTGGGCCTGCTCGCCGTCACCGGTCGGCGGTTCGTCCTGGAGCGGGGCGGCGGCGGTGTCGAGTGCTACCTGCGCGTCGGGGCGGGGCCCCGCCCAACCCCCTGGCGCATGGGGTTCGGGCGCTACGGCAGCCAGGAGTTGCGCTGGTACCGGATCTTCTCCCTGTGGCCGCGGCCGACAGCACACCTGTCGCGCCGCGGCCTCGTCGTTATGAACCGGCGCACGCCCACGCCGGCCGACCTGACCGAGCTGACGATGGACCTGGTGGTCGTGGAGGTCGGCTGGCTGGCCGCCGACGGCTCCGACCCCAAGGAGCCGGTCTATGAGCTGGCGATGACCGAGGGCGCGCTCACCGGGTTCCTGTCGTGGCTGGAGTCGATGCCGCCGGGGACCCACTGGGAGTCCTAG
- a CDS encoding F0F1 ATP synthase subunit epsilon — protein sequence MSKKLFVEIVSPERELWAGEGDMVIAKTTEGEVGVMPGHTPVLALLAPGAVVRVLGGRENGEVRAAVHGGFMVVSQDNRVSILAEVAELAEDIDVERAKAALRDVESGGLSPEDVESLARAARARSRLQAVGETV from the coding sequence GTGTCGAAGAAGCTTTTCGTCGAGATCGTCTCGCCCGAGCGCGAGCTGTGGGCCGGCGAGGGCGACATGGTCATCGCCAAGACCACCGAAGGCGAGGTCGGCGTGATGCCCGGGCACACCCCGGTGCTGGCGCTGCTCGCGCCGGGCGCGGTGGTGCGGGTGCTCGGCGGCCGCGAGAACGGCGAGGTCCGGGCGGCGGTGCACGGCGGCTTCATGGTCGTGTCCCAGGACAACCGGGTCTCGATCCTGGCCGAGGTCGCCGAGTTGGCCGAGGACATCGACGTCGAGCGCGCCAAGGCGGCGCTGCGCGACGTGGAGTCCGGGGGCCTGTCGCCCGAGGACGTGGAGAGCCTGGCGCGGGCCGCGCGGGCGCGCAGCCGCCTCCAGGCCGTCGGCGAGACCGTCTGA
- the atpD gene encoding F0F1 ATP synthase subunit beta: MTATVEGTATPGTATGRIARVTGPVVDVEFPADALPPIYNALHTDVTLGGETKTLTLEVAQHLGDNLVRTISLAPQDGMVRGAEVRDTGGPITVPVGDGVKGHVFNTLGESLDVPTSELKVTERWPIHRKAPAFDQLESKTEMMVTGIKVIDLLTPYVRGGKIGLFGGAGVGKTVLIQEMITRIARNFGGVSVFAGVGERTREGTDLFLEMDEMEVLQDTALVFGQMDEPPGTRLRVALSALTMAEYFRDVQNQDVLLFIDNIFRFTQAGSEVSTLLGRMPSAVGYQPNLADEMGILQERITSTRGNSITSMQAIYVPADDYTDPAPATTFAHLDATTELSRPISQKGIYPAVDPLASTSRILDPQYVGQEHYDVAQRVIGILQRNNDLQDQIAILGIDELSEEDKIIVERARRLERFLSQNMFVAEKFTGNPGVFVPLEETIASFKAVCDGEYDHLPEQAFLDVGNIEMAVEKAKTLQG, encoded by the coding sequence GTGACTGCGACTGTTGAAGGGACGGCCACGCCTGGCACGGCCACCGGGCGCATCGCCCGGGTCACCGGCCCGGTCGTCGACGTGGAGTTCCCCGCCGACGCCCTCCCGCCCATCTACAACGCCCTCCACACCGATGTCACCCTCGGGGGCGAGACCAAGACGCTGACCTTGGAGGTCGCCCAGCACCTCGGCGACAACCTGGTCCGCACCATCAGCCTCGCCCCGCAGGACGGCATGGTCCGCGGCGCCGAGGTCCGCGACACCGGCGGCCCCATCACCGTGCCCGTGGGCGACGGCGTTAAGGGCCACGTGTTCAACACCCTGGGCGAGTCCCTGGACGTGCCGACCTCGGAGCTGAAGGTCACCGAGCGCTGGCCGATCCACCGCAAGGCCCCGGCCTTCGACCAGCTGGAGTCGAAGACCGAGATGATGGTGACCGGCATCAAGGTCATCGACCTGCTCACGCCCTACGTGCGCGGCGGGAAGATCGGCCTGTTCGGCGGCGCCGGCGTGGGCAAGACCGTGCTCATCCAGGAGATGATCACGCGTATCGCCCGCAACTTCGGCGGTGTGTCGGTGTTCGCCGGTGTGGGCGAGCGCACCCGTGAGGGCACCGACCTGTTCCTGGAGATGGACGAGATGGAGGTCCTCCAGGACACCGCCCTCGTCTTCGGCCAGATGGACGAGCCGCCGGGCACCCGGCTGCGCGTGGCGCTGTCCGCGCTGACCATGGCGGAGTACTTCCGCGATGTGCAGAACCAGGACGTGCTGCTGTTCATCGACAACATCTTCCGGTTCACCCAGGCAGGCTCGGAGGTCTCGACCCTGCTGGGCCGCATGCCCTCCGCGGTGGGCTACCAGCCCAACCTGGCCGACGAGATGGGCATCCTGCAGGAGCGGATCACCTCGACCCGCGGCAACTCGATCACCTCGATGCAGGCGATCTACGTCCCCGCGGACGACTACACCGACCCCGCTCCGGCGACCACGTTCGCCCACCTGGACGCCACCACCGAGCTGTCCCGCCCGATCTCGCAGAAGGGCATCTACCCGGCGGTGGACCCGCTGGCGTCGACCTCGCGCATCCTCGACCCGCAGTACGTGGGCCAGGAGCACTACGACGTCGCCCAGCGCGTGATCGGTATCCTGCAGCGCAACAACGACCTGCAGGACCAGATCGCGATCCTGGGTATCGACGAGCTGTCCGAAGAGGACAAGATCATCGTCGAGCGGGCGCGCCGCCTGGAGCGGTTCCTCTCGCAGAACATGTTCGTCGCCGAGAAGTTCACCGGCAACCCGGGCGTGTTCGTTCCGCTGGAGGAGACCATCGCCTCGTTCAAGGCGGTCTGCGACGGCGAGTACGACCACCTGCCCGAGCAGGCGTTCCTCGACGTCGGCAACATCGAGATGGCCGTCGAGAAGGCCAAGACGCTGCAGGGCTAG
- a CDS encoding F0F1 ATP synthase subunit gamma, protein MGAQLRVYRRRIRSTKSMAKITRAMELIATTRISKAQRAVEAAGPYAREITRAVSALAQRVTDHPLLTESENPTRAAVLVITSDKGLAGAYTANAIKESERLSALLRNQGKDVVQYVVGRKGVAFNQFRQRAMERTWEGITERPSYADAKEIASVLMDRFTKDSATEDGVDEIHIVSTEFVSMLTQNAASHRALPLEVEEVDAEVLEAEQGGPLPLYDFEPSAEEALNQLLPQYVTNRIYFALLESAASQQASRRNAMKAATDNAEELAKTLTRQANQARQAEITNEISEIVGGADALAAARAGSE, encoded by the coding sequence ATGGGAGCACAGCTTCGCGTCTATCGCCGGCGGATCCGCTCGACAAAGTCGATGGCGAAGATCACCCGGGCGATGGAGCTGATCGCCACCACCCGCATCTCCAAAGCGCAGCGGGCGGTCGAGGCGGCGGGTCCCTACGCCCGGGAGATCACCAGGGCGGTGTCGGCACTGGCGCAGCGCGTCACCGACCACCCGCTGCTGACCGAGTCGGAGAACCCGACCCGGGCGGCCGTCCTGGTCATCACCAGCGACAAGGGGCTCGCCGGCGCCTACACGGCCAACGCGATCAAGGAGTCCGAGCGCCTGAGCGCGCTGCTGCGCAACCAGGGCAAGGACGTCGTCCAGTACGTCGTGGGCCGCAAGGGCGTCGCGTTCAACCAGTTCCGGCAGCGCGCCATGGAGCGGACGTGGGAGGGCATCACCGAGCGCCCGTCCTACGCCGACGCCAAGGAGATCGCGTCGGTGCTGATGGACCGGTTCACCAAGGACAGCGCGACCGAGGACGGCGTGGACGAGATCCACATCGTCTCCACCGAGTTCGTCTCGATGCTCACCCAGAACGCGGCGTCCCACCGGGCGCTGCCGCTGGAGGTGGAGGAGGTCGACGCCGAGGTGCTGGAGGCCGAGCAGGGCGGTCCGCTGCCCCTGTACGACTTCGAGCCCTCCGCCGAGGAGGCGCTGAACCAGCTCCTGCCCCAGTACGTCACCAACCGGATCTATTTCGCGCTCCTGGAGTCGGCCGCATCGCAGCAGGCGTCGCGCCGCAACGCCATGAAGGCGGCGACCGACAACGCCGAGGAGCTTGCCAAGACCCTGACCCGCCAGGCCAACCAGGCCCGCCAGGCGGAGATCACCAACGAGATCAGCGAGATCGTCGGCGGCGCTGACGCGCTCGCCGCTGCCCGCGCGGGAAGTGAGTAA
- the atpA gene encoding F0F1 ATP synthase subunit alpha, translated as MAELTIRPEEIRNALQRFVQSYEPDAAAREEIGTVTYSGDGIARVGGLPSAMANELLQFEDGTLGLAQNLEIGEIGAIVLGDFTHIEEGQAVRRTGQVLSVPVGDNYLGRVVDPLGNPIDGQGEIETTERRDLELQAPSVMKRQPVGEPMQTGIKAIDSMTPIGRGQRQLIIGDRQTGKTAIGIDTIINQKSNWESGDPKKQVRCIYVAVGQKGSTIAGVRRALEESGAMEYTTIVAAPASDPAGFKYLAPYTGSAIGQHWMYDGKHVLIVFDDLTKQAEAYRAVSLLLRRPPGREAYPGDVFYLHSRLLERCAKLSDEMGAGSMTGLPIIETKANDVSAYIPTNVISITDGQVFLETDLFNQGQRPAINVGVSVSRVGGAAQTKAIRKVTGSLRLGLAQYRELQAFAAFGSDLDAVSKAQLERGERLMELLKQGQYAPFPMEKEVVSIWAGTTGQLDDVPVEDVRRFEEDFLDYLSREHGKILDNIRESEKFEDETEAALKEAIADFKATFQTSAGTVLGTEEEAEALEESQVGQETIKVAKSSGK; from the coding sequence ATGGCGGAGCTGACGATCCGGCCGGAGGAGATCCGGAACGCGCTGCAGCGCTTCGTCCAGTCGTACGAGCCCGACGCCGCCGCACGCGAGGAGATCGGAACCGTCACCTACTCCGGTGACGGAATCGCGCGCGTCGGTGGCCTTCCCTCGGCGATGGCGAACGAGCTGCTGCAATTCGAAGACGGCACCCTGGGCCTGGCCCAGAACCTGGAGATCGGCGAGATCGGCGCCATCGTCCTGGGCGACTTCACCCACATCGAGGAGGGCCAGGCGGTGCGCCGCACCGGCCAGGTGCTCTCGGTGCCGGTGGGCGACAACTACCTCGGCCGGGTCGTGGACCCGCTGGGCAACCCGATCGACGGCCAGGGCGAGATCGAGACCACCGAGCGTCGCGACCTCGAACTCCAGGCCCCCTCGGTCATGAAGCGGCAGCCCGTGGGCGAGCCGATGCAGACCGGTATCAAGGCCATCGACTCGATGACCCCGATCGGCCGCGGCCAGCGCCAGCTCATCATCGGCGACCGCCAGACCGGCAAGACCGCGATCGGCATCGACACGATCATCAACCAGAAGTCCAACTGGGAGTCGGGCGACCCCAAGAAGCAGGTCCGCTGCATCTACGTCGCCGTCGGCCAGAAGGGCTCCACCATCGCCGGCGTGCGCCGCGCGCTGGAGGAGTCCGGCGCGATGGAGTACACCACCATCGTCGCCGCCCCGGCCTCCGACCCCGCCGGCTTCAAGTACCTGGCGCCCTACACCGGTTCGGCCATCGGCCAGCACTGGATGTACGACGGCAAGCACGTGCTGATCGTCTTCGACGACCTCACCAAGCAGGCCGAGGCCTACCGCGCGGTGTCGCTGCTGCTGCGCCGCCCGCCGGGCCGCGAGGCCTACCCCGGCGACGTGTTCTACCTGCACTCCCGGCTGCTGGAGCGCTGCGCCAAGCTCTCCGACGAGATGGGCGCGGGCTCGATGACCGGTCTGCCGATCATCGAGACCAAGGCCAACGACGTGTCGGCCTACATCCCCACCAACGTCATCTCCATCACCGACGGCCAGGTCTTCCTGGAGACCGACCTGTTCAACCAGGGCCAGCGCCCGGCGATCAACGTCGGTGTGTCGGTGTCGCGTGTCGGTGGCGCCGCCCAGACCAAGGCCATCCGCAAGGTCACCGGTTCGCTGCGGCTGGGCCTGGCCCAGTACCGCGAGCTGCAGGCGTTCGCCGCGTTCGGCTCCGACCTCGACGCGGTCTCCAAGGCGCAGCTGGAGCGCGGTGAGCGGCTGATGGAGCTGCTCAAGCAGGGCCAGTACGCCCCCTTCCCGATGGAGAAGGAGGTCGTCTCGATCTGGGCGGGCACCACCGGCCAGCTCGACGACGTCCCCGTCGAGGACGTCCGCCGCTTCGAGGAGGACTTCCTGGACTACCTCTCCCGGGAGCACGGCAAGATCCTCGACAACATCCGCGAGAGCGAGAAGTTCGAGGACGAGACCGAGGCCGCGCTCAAGGAGGCCATCGCGGACTTCAAGGCCACCTTCCAGACCTCGGCCGGCACCGTGCTGGGCACCGAGGAGGAGGCCGAGGCGCTTGAGGAGAGCCAGGTCGGCCAGGAGACCATCAAGGTCGCCAAGAGTTCCGGGAAGTAG
- a CDS encoding F0F1 ATP synthase subunit delta translates to MRGISRTSLETVDERLGSVLASADTAALGRELFEVAALLDREHTLRRWLADPANPAEGKSGLAGNLLEAKVSPATILVVGDIVQARWSNPRDLVAAVERAAVFATVAGAEGEQRLGEVEDELFRFGRILSGEPELRAALTNEAATPAAKAELVGSLLGGKSDPATSALVTEVVTRPRGRTLEQGLEYYGQLVAERAQRYVALVRTAVALSDAQQERLRTTLSRAYGRPIHLNIDVDPKVLGGLSIRVGDEVIDGTIAGRLSEVRRRLAG, encoded by the coding sequence ATGCGAGGTATCAGCCGCACCTCCCTGGAGACGGTCGACGAGCGGCTGGGATCCGTTCTGGCCTCGGCCGACACCGCCGCCCTGGGCCGCGAGCTGTTCGAGGTCGCGGCCCTGCTGGACCGGGAGCACACCCTCCGGCGGTGGCTGGCCGACCCGGCCAACCCCGCCGAGGGCAAGTCCGGCCTGGCGGGGAACCTCCTGGAGGCCAAGGTGTCGCCCGCCACCATCCTGGTGGTCGGCGACATCGTCCAGGCCCGCTGGTCCAACCCGCGCGACCTGGTCGCCGCGGTGGAGCGGGCGGCCGTCTTCGCGACGGTCGCCGGCGCCGAGGGCGAGCAGCGGCTGGGCGAGGTGGAGGACGAGCTGTTCCGGTTCGGCCGGATCCTCTCCGGTGAGCCCGAGCTGCGCGCCGCGCTGACCAACGAGGCCGCCACCCCGGCCGCGAAGGCGGAACTGGTGGGCTCGCTGCTCGGCGGCAAGTCCGATCCCGCCACGTCCGCCCTGGTCACCGAGGTCGTGACCCGTCCCCGGGGACGTACCCTGGAGCAGGGCCTGGAGTACTACGGGCAGCTCGTGGCCGAGCGCGCGCAGCGGTACGTCGCCCTGGTGCGCACGGCCGTCGCGCTCAGCGACGCTCAGCAGGAGCGGCTGCGCACCACCCTCTCGCGGGCCTACGGCCGGCCGATCCACCTGAACATCGACGTCGACCCCAAGGTCCTGGGTGGCCTGTCCATCCGCGTGGGCGACGAGGTCATCGACGGCACGATCGCCGGGCGGCTGAGTGAGGTCCGGCGCCGCCTGGCCGGCTGA
- the atpF gene encoding F0F1 ATP synthase subunit B: MPAMILAQGHEEPNILRIHWDEFTFGVIAFALFALVVYRMWPRLMAALDERANQIEGGIERAQKAEAEAEEIRQQYREKLEEAHREYARELEKAKEQRAAIIAEAREEAQAEAQRILDAAHAQIEADRQHAFAQLRGEIGALSTDLAARIVGETLADTAAQNRVIDRFLDELERSDTASQAEVR, encoded by the coding sequence ATGCCGGCCATGATTTTGGCGCAAGGGCACGAGGAGCCCAACATCCTGCGGATCCACTGGGACGAGTTCACCTTCGGCGTGATCGCCTTCGCGCTCTTCGCCCTGGTGGTCTACCGCATGTGGCCGCGGCTGATGGCCGCTCTCGACGAGCGCGCCAACCAGATCGAGGGCGGCATCGAGCGCGCCCAGAAGGCCGAGGCGGAGGCGGAGGAGATCCGCCAGCAGTACCGCGAGAAGCTGGAAGAGGCGCACCGCGAGTACGCGCGGGAGCTGGAGAAGGCCAAGGAGCAGCGGGCGGCGATCATCGCCGAGGCGCGCGAGGAGGCCCAGGCCGAGGCGCAGCGGATCCTCGACGCCGCGCACGCGCAGATCGAGGCCGACCGCCAGCACGCCTTCGCCCAGCTGCGCGGTGAGATCGGCGCCCTGTCGACCGACCTCGCCGCCCGCATCGTCGGCGAGACCCTCGCCGACACCGCCGCCCAGAACCGCGTCATCGACCGGTTCCTGGACGAGCTGGAGCGGAGCGACACCGCATCCCAGGCCGAGGTGCGCTGA
- the atpE gene encoding ATP synthase F0 subunit C, which produces MEITGSLATIGYGLAAIGPGIGVGLIFGMGVQAIARQPEARGMLQTQMIFGFAVVEALAILGFVLALIQQ; this is translated from the coding sequence ATGGAAATCACCGGTAGCCTCGCGACCATCGGTTACGGCCTCGCCGCCATCGGCCCCGGTATCGGTGTCGGTCTGATCTTCGGTATGGGCGTGCAGGCCATCGCCCGCCAGCCCGAGGCCCGCGGCATGCTGCAGACCCAGATGATCTTCGGCTTCGCGGTCGTCGAGGCGCTGGCCATCCTCGGCTTCGTGCTCGCGCTGATCCAGCAGTAG
- the atpB gene encoding F0F1 ATP synthase subunit A, translating into MHSAAQEEGCHIFNDFGCGFQAPTTELFFPAPWVEFGLPGTSGITKYLLVLIIATLVSMAFWYFTTRNPKVVPTRAQSVAELFVGFVRDQITRNTMGKAGDKYIPLMVTLFIFIFTMNVMGLIPGLQLPVTSNLAFPAVLALFIYILWNAVGIRRHGVGAHFKARMVPAGVPGYLLPVVVPIEAISNFVIRPFTHAVRLFAVMFAGHLLLAVFAAAGFYMFNPMTPMGPLLGGVSVLYSGIALFGFLVFTVFELFIMAVQAYVFVLLASVYIGEAMEGAH; encoded by the coding sequence GTGCACAGTGCCGCCCAAGAAGAAGGCTGCCACATCTTCAACGACTTCGGATGTGGGTTCCAGGCCCCCACCACGGAGCTCTTCTTCCCCGCCCCCTGGGTGGAGTTCGGCCTTCCCGGCACGTCCGGAATCACCAAGTACCTGCTGGTCCTGATCATCGCCACGCTGGTGTCGATGGCGTTCTGGTACTTCACCACGCGCAACCCCAAGGTGGTCCCCACCCGGGCGCAGAGCGTCGCCGAGCTGTTCGTGGGCTTCGTGCGGGACCAGATCACGCGCAACACCATGGGCAAGGCGGGCGACAAGTACATCCCGCTGATGGTCACCCTGTTCATCTTCATCTTCACGATGAACGTGATGGGTCTGATCCCCGGCCTGCAACTGCCCGTCACCAGCAACCTGGCCTTCCCCGCGGTGCTGGCGCTCTTCATCTACATCCTGTGGAACGCGGTGGGCATCCGCCGCCACGGGGTGGGCGCCCACTTCAAGGCGCGCATGGTGCCCGCCGGGGTCCCCGGCTACCTGCTGCCGGTCGTGGTGCCGATCGAGGCGATCTCCAACTTCGTGATCCGGCCCTTCACCCACGCGGTCCGGCTCTTCGCGGTGATGTTCGCAGGCCACCTGCTGCTGGCGGTGTTCGCGGCCGCCGGGTTCTACATGTTCAACCCCATGACCCCCATGGGCCCGCTGCTGGGCGGCGTGTCGGTGCTCTACTCCGGCATCGCGCTGTTCGGGTTCCTGGTGTTCACGGTGTTCGAGCTGTTCATCATGGCCGTCCAGGCCTACGTGTTCGTCCTGCTCGCCTCGGTCTACATCGGCGAGGCGATGGAGGGTGCGCACTAG